From one Humulus lupulus chromosome 8, drHumLupu1.1, whole genome shotgun sequence genomic stretch:
- the LOC133797702 gene encoding MATH domain and coiled-coil domain-containing protein At3g58270-like isoform X2, protein MEANGLQEKTKDVESQLGNGSSSVQFTWVIDNFSKLNVKRLYSTVFHVGGYRWRIIVFPKGNNVDYLSVYLTVADSVTLPRGWSKYAMVGLSVSNQFHPKFTITEAFEHEFKAGERSWGCPSFVALGELHDSTKGFLVNDTCIVKAEVTLKKEQDEKELKIEEKEDLVESQQEPTNVDMQSAEAQPEPTPVGIQPAKAQLEPKPTDSQTIIPDAHLSELPTMPGNLIHEQITQVAVPSVVIEEQPEQLNLKEEANTTTVPLAPLIVDPPTAQLPKPDAEAEISPSYLSQFDALFGDIENLLEGKSSNSKSLGSSFPRRACSKEEISHAKNTFKECLNMKLAKVIEEGRETELKNSLSIMIIGNACPDNMVSFTTKFIDNFEQYAGAQQDLREVQDKESSIDELQTTAKQLASEFMPLRNQAEAVDQEIVELERQLSEKKAKKVWLRKSIEDLAEQASTSKQALIDAQEVMSLLRIKKKQAVKMVSEMEWSWELLKSTIP, encoded by the exons ATGGAAGCTAATGGATTACAAG AAAAGACAAAGGATGTTGAATCTCAGTTGGGGAATGGTTCTTCATCCGTGCAGTTCACATGGGTAATTGATAATTTTTCTAAACTTAATGTGAAGAGGCTCTATTCTACGGTATTCCATGTTGGAGGTTACAGATG GAGGATTATAGTTTTTCCTAAAGGGAACAACGTGGATTATTTATCAGTATACCTAACTGTTGCTGATTCAGTAACTTTGCCTCGTGGGTGGAGTAAATATGCCATGGTCGGCTTATCTGTTAGCAACCAATTTCATCCTAAATTCACAATTACAGAAG CATTTGAACATGAGTTTAAAGCGGGTGAGAGGAGCTGGGGTTGCCCATCATTTGTTGCTCTTGGGGAACTACATGACTCTACCAAAGGTTTTCTTGTGAACGACACTTGCATAGTTAAAGCAGAG GTAACATTGAAGAAAGAGCAAGATGAAAAGGAGCTAAAGATAGAGGAAAAG GAAGACCTTGTTGAATCACAACAAGAACCTACAAATGTTGATATGCAATCTGCTGAAGCTCAGCCAGAACCTACACCTGTTGGTATTCAACCAGCCAAAGCTCAGTTAGAACCAAAGCCTACTGATTCACAAACTATCATTCCAGATGCTCATCTGAGTGAACTCCCTACAATGCCAGGGAATCTCATTCATGAGCAAATAACACAAGTGGCAGTTCCCTCAGTCGTTATTGAAGAACAGCCAGAACAACTAAATCTTAAG GAAGAAGCTAACACAACAACCGTCCCATTGGCCCCACTTATTGTTGATCCACCAACTGCCCAGCTTCCTAAG CCAGATGCAGAGGCTGAAATAAGTCCCTCTTACTTGTCACAATTTGATGCCTTATTTGGTGACATTGAAAACCTCTTAGAAGGAAAGAGTTCCAATTCAAAGAGTTTAGGCAGCTCCTTCCCTCGTCGTGCATGTAGCAAAGAGGAGATTTCCCATGCAAAGAACACTTTCAAAGAATGCCTCAATATGAAGCTTGCCAAGGTCATTGAAGAAGGTCGAGAAACTGAGCTCAAGAATTCACTTTCTATCATGATAATTGGCAATGCATGTCCTGATAACATGGTAAGTTTTACAACCAAGTTTATAGACAACTTCGAGCAATACGCAGGTGCACAACAAGACTTAAGGGAGGTTCAAGATAAGGAAAGCTCAATAGATGAGCTGCAGACTACCGCAAAGCAATTAGCTTCTGAGTTCATgcctttgaggaatcaagctgAGGCTGTTGATCAAGAAATAGTAGAACTAGAGAGACAGTTGAGTGAAAAGAAGGCAAAGAAGGTATGGCTTAGAAAGAGTATTGAAGATTTAGCTGAACAAGCATCTACTTCAAAACAAGCATTGATCGATGCTCAAGAGGTCATGTCGCTGTTAAGAATCAAGAAGAAACAAGCGGTGAAGATGGTTAGTGAAATGGAATGGTCATGGGAGCTTTTAAAGTCTACAATTCCCTGA
- the LOC133797702 gene encoding MATH domain and coiled-coil domain-containing protein At3g58270-like isoform X1, which translates to MEANGLQEKTKDVESQLGNGSSSVQFTWVIDNFSKLNVKRLYSTVFHVGGYRWRIIVFPKGNNVDYLSVYLTVADSVTLPRGWSKYAMVGLSVSNQFHPKFTITEAFEHEFKAGERSWGCPSFVALGELHDSTKGFLVNDTCIVKAEVTLKKEQDEKELKIEEKEDLVESQQEPTNVDMQSAEAQPEPTPVGIQPAKAQLEPKPTDSQTIIPDAHLSELPTMPGNLIHEQITQVAVPSVVIEEQPEQLNLKEEANTTTVPLAPLIVDPPTAQLPKQPDAEAEISPSYLSQFDALFGDIENLLEGKSSNSKSLGSSFPRRACSKEEISHAKNTFKECLNMKLAKVIEEGRETELKNSLSIMIIGNACPDNMVSFTTKFIDNFEQYAGAQQDLREVQDKESSIDELQTTAKQLASEFMPLRNQAEAVDQEIVELERQLSEKKAKKVWLRKSIEDLAEQASTSKQALIDAQEVMSLLRIKKKQAVKMVSEMEWSWELLKSTIP; encoded by the exons ATGGAAGCTAATGGATTACAAG AAAAGACAAAGGATGTTGAATCTCAGTTGGGGAATGGTTCTTCATCCGTGCAGTTCACATGGGTAATTGATAATTTTTCTAAACTTAATGTGAAGAGGCTCTATTCTACGGTATTCCATGTTGGAGGTTACAGATG GAGGATTATAGTTTTTCCTAAAGGGAACAACGTGGATTATTTATCAGTATACCTAACTGTTGCTGATTCAGTAACTTTGCCTCGTGGGTGGAGTAAATATGCCATGGTCGGCTTATCTGTTAGCAACCAATTTCATCCTAAATTCACAATTACAGAAG CATTTGAACATGAGTTTAAAGCGGGTGAGAGGAGCTGGGGTTGCCCATCATTTGTTGCTCTTGGGGAACTACATGACTCTACCAAAGGTTTTCTTGTGAACGACACTTGCATAGTTAAAGCAGAG GTAACATTGAAGAAAGAGCAAGATGAAAAGGAGCTAAAGATAGAGGAAAAG GAAGACCTTGTTGAATCACAACAAGAACCTACAAATGTTGATATGCAATCTGCTGAAGCTCAGCCAGAACCTACACCTGTTGGTATTCAACCAGCCAAAGCTCAGTTAGAACCAAAGCCTACTGATTCACAAACTATCATTCCAGATGCTCATCTGAGTGAACTCCCTACAATGCCAGGGAATCTCATTCATGAGCAAATAACACAAGTGGCAGTTCCCTCAGTCGTTATTGAAGAACAGCCAGAACAACTAAATCTTAAG GAAGAAGCTAACACAACAACCGTCCCATTGGCCCCACTTATTGTTGATCCACCAACTGCCCAGCTTCCTAAG CAGCCAGATGCAGAGGCTGAAATAAGTCCCTCTTACTTGTCACAATTTGATGCCTTATTTGGTGACATTGAAAACCTCTTAGAAGGAAAGAGTTCCAATTCAAAGAGTTTAGGCAGCTCCTTCCCTCGTCGTGCATGTAGCAAAGAGGAGATTTCCCATGCAAAGAACACTTTCAAAGAATGCCTCAATATGAAGCTTGCCAAGGTCATTGAAGAAGGTCGAGAAACTGAGCTCAAGAATTCACTTTCTATCATGATAATTGGCAATGCATGTCCTGATAACATGGTAAGTTTTACAACCAAGTTTATAGACAACTTCGAGCAATACGCAGGTGCACAACAAGACTTAAGGGAGGTTCAAGATAAGGAAAGCTCAATAGATGAGCTGCAGACTACCGCAAAGCAATTAGCTTCTGAGTTCATgcctttgaggaatcaagctgAGGCTGTTGATCAAGAAATAGTAGAACTAGAGAGACAGTTGAGTGAAAAGAAGGCAAAGAAGGTATGGCTTAGAAAGAGTATTGAAGATTTAGCTGAACAAGCATCTACTTCAAAACAAGCATTGATCGATGCTCAAGAGGTCATGTCGCTGTTAAGAATCAAGAAGAAACAAGCGGTGAAGATGGTTAGTGAAATGGAATGGTCATGGGAGCTTTTAAAGTCTACAATTCCCTGA
- the LOC133797702 gene encoding uncharacterized protein LOC133797702 isoform X7, with amino-acid sequence MEANGLQAFEHEFKAGERSWGCPSFVALGELHDSTKGFLVNDTCIVKAEVTLKKEQDEKELKIEEKEDLVESQQEPTNVDMQSAEAQPEPTPVGIQPAKAQLEPKPTDSQTIIPDAHLSELPTMPGNLIHEQITQVAVPSVVIEEQPEQLNLKEEANTTTVPLAPLIVDPPTAQLPKQPDAEAEISPSYLSQFDALFGDIENLLEGKSSNSKSLGSSFPRRACSKEEISHAKNTFKECLNMKLAKVIEEGRETELKNSLSIMIIGNACPDNMVSFTTKFIDNFEQYAGAQQDLREVQDKESSIDELQTTAKQLASEFMPLRNQAEAVDQEIVELERQLSEKKAKKVWLRKSIEDLAEQASTSKQALIDAQEVMSLLRIKKKQAVKMVSEMEWSWELLKSTIP; translated from the exons ATGGAAGCTAATGGATTACAAG CATTTGAACATGAGTTTAAAGCGGGTGAGAGGAGCTGGGGTTGCCCATCATTTGTTGCTCTTGGGGAACTACATGACTCTACCAAAGGTTTTCTTGTGAACGACACTTGCATAGTTAAAGCAGAG GTAACATTGAAGAAAGAGCAAGATGAAAAGGAGCTAAAGATAGAGGAAAAG GAAGACCTTGTTGAATCACAACAAGAACCTACAAATGTTGATATGCAATCTGCTGAAGCTCAGCCAGAACCTACACCTGTTGGTATTCAACCAGCCAAAGCTCAGTTAGAACCAAAGCCTACTGATTCACAAACTATCATTCCAGATGCTCATCTGAGTGAACTCCCTACAATGCCAGGGAATCTCATTCATGAGCAAATAACACAAGTGGCAGTTCCCTCAGTCGTTATTGAAGAACAGCCAGAACAACTAAATCTTAAG GAAGAAGCTAACACAACAACCGTCCCATTGGCCCCACTTATTGTTGATCCACCAACTGCCCAGCTTCCTAAG CAGCCAGATGCAGAGGCTGAAATAAGTCCCTCTTACTTGTCACAATTTGATGCCTTATTTGGTGACATTGAAAACCTCTTAGAAGGAAAGAGTTCCAATTCAAAGAGTTTAGGCAGCTCCTTCCCTCGTCGTGCATGTAGCAAAGAGGAGATTTCCCATGCAAAGAACACTTTCAAAGAATGCCTCAATATGAAGCTTGCCAAGGTCATTGAAGAAGGTCGAGAAACTGAGCTCAAGAATTCACTTTCTATCATGATAATTGGCAATGCATGTCCTGATAACATGGTAAGTTTTACAACCAAGTTTATAGACAACTTCGAGCAATACGCAGGTGCACAACAAGACTTAAGGGAGGTTCAAGATAAGGAAAGCTCAATAGATGAGCTGCAGACTACCGCAAAGCAATTAGCTTCTGAGTTCATgcctttgaggaatcaagctgAGGCTGTTGATCAAGAAATAGTAGAACTAGAGAGACAGTTGAGTGAAAAGAAGGCAAAGAAGGTATGGCTTAGAAAGAGTATTGAAGATTTAGCTGAACAAGCATCTACTTCAAAACAAGCATTGATCGATGCTCAAGAGGTCATGTCGCTGTTAAGAATCAAGAAGAAACAAGCGGTGAAGATGGTTAGTGAAATGGAATGGTCATGGGAGCTTTTAAAGTCTACAATTCCCTGA
- the LOC133797702 gene encoding uncharacterized protein LOC133797702 isoform X4, with amino-acid sequence MEANGLQVTLPRGWSKYAMVGLSVSNQFHPKFTITEAFEHEFKAGERSWGCPSFVALGELHDSTKGFLVNDTCIVKAEVTLKKEQDEKELKIEEKEDLVESQQEPTNVDMQSAEAQPEPTPVGIQPAKAQLEPKPTDSQTIIPDAHLSELPTMPGNLIHEQITQVAVPSVVIEEQPEQLNLKEEANTTTVPLAPLIVDPPTAQLPKQPDAEAEISPSYLSQFDALFGDIENLLEGKSSNSKSLGSSFPRRACSKEEISHAKNTFKECLNMKLAKVIEEGRETELKNSLSIMIIGNACPDNMVSFTTKFIDNFEQYAGAQQDLREVQDKESSIDELQTTAKQLASEFMPLRNQAEAVDQEIVELERQLSEKKAKKVWLRKSIEDLAEQASTSKQALIDAQEVMSLLRIKKKQAVKMVSEMEWSWELLKSTIP; translated from the exons ATGGAAGCTAATGGATTACAAG TAACTTTGCCTCGTGGGTGGAGTAAATATGCCATGGTCGGCTTATCTGTTAGCAACCAATTTCATCCTAAATTCACAATTACAGAAG CATTTGAACATGAGTTTAAAGCGGGTGAGAGGAGCTGGGGTTGCCCATCATTTGTTGCTCTTGGGGAACTACATGACTCTACCAAAGGTTTTCTTGTGAACGACACTTGCATAGTTAAAGCAGAG GTAACATTGAAGAAAGAGCAAGATGAAAAGGAGCTAAAGATAGAGGAAAAG GAAGACCTTGTTGAATCACAACAAGAACCTACAAATGTTGATATGCAATCTGCTGAAGCTCAGCCAGAACCTACACCTGTTGGTATTCAACCAGCCAAAGCTCAGTTAGAACCAAAGCCTACTGATTCACAAACTATCATTCCAGATGCTCATCTGAGTGAACTCCCTACAATGCCAGGGAATCTCATTCATGAGCAAATAACACAAGTGGCAGTTCCCTCAGTCGTTATTGAAGAACAGCCAGAACAACTAAATCTTAAG GAAGAAGCTAACACAACAACCGTCCCATTGGCCCCACTTATTGTTGATCCACCAACTGCCCAGCTTCCTAAG CAGCCAGATGCAGAGGCTGAAATAAGTCCCTCTTACTTGTCACAATTTGATGCCTTATTTGGTGACATTGAAAACCTCTTAGAAGGAAAGAGTTCCAATTCAAAGAGTTTAGGCAGCTCCTTCCCTCGTCGTGCATGTAGCAAAGAGGAGATTTCCCATGCAAAGAACACTTTCAAAGAATGCCTCAATATGAAGCTTGCCAAGGTCATTGAAGAAGGTCGAGAAACTGAGCTCAAGAATTCACTTTCTATCATGATAATTGGCAATGCATGTCCTGATAACATGGTAAGTTTTACAACCAAGTTTATAGACAACTTCGAGCAATACGCAGGTGCACAACAAGACTTAAGGGAGGTTCAAGATAAGGAAAGCTCAATAGATGAGCTGCAGACTACCGCAAAGCAATTAGCTTCTGAGTTCATgcctttgaggaatcaagctgAGGCTGTTGATCAAGAAATAGTAGAACTAGAGAGACAGTTGAGTGAAAAGAAGGCAAAGAAGGTATGGCTTAGAAAGAGTATTGAAGATTTAGCTGAACAAGCATCTACTTCAAAACAAGCATTGATCGATGCTCAAGAGGTCATGTCGCTGTTAAGAATCAAGAAGAAACAAGCGGTGAAGATGGTTAGTGAAATGGAATGGTCATGGGAGCTTTTAAAGTCTACAATTCCCTGA
- the LOC133797702 gene encoding uncharacterized protein LOC133797702 isoform X6: protein MVGLSVSNQFHPKFTITEAFEHEFKAGERSWGCPSFVALGELHDSTKGFLVNDTCIVKAEVTLKKEQDEKELKIEEKEDLVESQQEPTNVDMQSAEAQPEPTPVGIQPAKAQLEPKPTDSQTIIPDAHLSELPTMPGNLIHEQITQVAVPSVVIEEQPEQLNLKEEANTTTVPLAPLIVDPPTAQLPKQPDAEAEISPSYLSQFDALFGDIENLLEGKSSNSKSLGSSFPRRACSKEEISHAKNTFKECLNMKLAKVIEEGRETELKNSLSIMIIGNACPDNMVSFTTKFIDNFEQYAGAQQDLREVQDKESSIDELQTTAKQLASEFMPLRNQAEAVDQEIVELERQLSEKKAKKVWLRKSIEDLAEQASTSKQALIDAQEVMSLLRIKKKQAVKMVSEMEWSWELLKSTIP from the exons ATGGTCGGCTTATCTGTTAGCAACCAATTTCATCCTAAATTCACAATTACAGAAG CATTTGAACATGAGTTTAAAGCGGGTGAGAGGAGCTGGGGTTGCCCATCATTTGTTGCTCTTGGGGAACTACATGACTCTACCAAAGGTTTTCTTGTGAACGACACTTGCATAGTTAAAGCAGAG GTAACATTGAAGAAAGAGCAAGATGAAAAGGAGCTAAAGATAGAGGAAAAG GAAGACCTTGTTGAATCACAACAAGAACCTACAAATGTTGATATGCAATCTGCTGAAGCTCAGCCAGAACCTACACCTGTTGGTATTCAACCAGCCAAAGCTCAGTTAGAACCAAAGCCTACTGATTCACAAACTATCATTCCAGATGCTCATCTGAGTGAACTCCCTACAATGCCAGGGAATCTCATTCATGAGCAAATAACACAAGTGGCAGTTCCCTCAGTCGTTATTGAAGAACAGCCAGAACAACTAAATCTTAAG GAAGAAGCTAACACAACAACCGTCCCATTGGCCCCACTTATTGTTGATCCACCAACTGCCCAGCTTCCTAAG CAGCCAGATGCAGAGGCTGAAATAAGTCCCTCTTACTTGTCACAATTTGATGCCTTATTTGGTGACATTGAAAACCTCTTAGAAGGAAAGAGTTCCAATTCAAAGAGTTTAGGCAGCTCCTTCCCTCGTCGTGCATGTAGCAAAGAGGAGATTTCCCATGCAAAGAACACTTTCAAAGAATGCCTCAATATGAAGCTTGCCAAGGTCATTGAAGAAGGTCGAGAAACTGAGCTCAAGAATTCACTTTCTATCATGATAATTGGCAATGCATGTCCTGATAACATGGTAAGTTTTACAACCAAGTTTATAGACAACTTCGAGCAATACGCAGGTGCACAACAAGACTTAAGGGAGGTTCAAGATAAGGAAAGCTCAATAGATGAGCTGCAGACTACCGCAAAGCAATTAGCTTCTGAGTTCATgcctttgaggaatcaagctgAGGCTGTTGATCAAGAAATAGTAGAACTAGAGAGACAGTTGAGTGAAAAGAAGGCAAAGAAGGTATGGCTTAGAAAGAGTATTGAAGATTTAGCTGAACAAGCATCTACTTCAAAACAAGCATTGATCGATGCTCAAGAGGTCATGTCGCTGTTAAGAATCAAGAAGAAACAAGCGGTGAAGATGGTTAGTGAAATGGAATGGTCATGGGAGCTTTTAAAGTCTACAATTCCCTGA
- the LOC133797702 gene encoding uncharacterized protein LOC133797702 isoform X5 codes for MLEVTDVTLPRGWSKYAMVGLSVSNQFHPKFTITEAFEHEFKAGERSWGCPSFVALGELHDSTKGFLVNDTCIVKAEVTLKKEQDEKELKIEEKEDLVESQQEPTNVDMQSAEAQPEPTPVGIQPAKAQLEPKPTDSQTIIPDAHLSELPTMPGNLIHEQITQVAVPSVVIEEQPEQLNLKEEANTTTVPLAPLIVDPPTAQLPKQPDAEAEISPSYLSQFDALFGDIENLLEGKSSNSKSLGSSFPRRACSKEEISHAKNTFKECLNMKLAKVIEEGRETELKNSLSIMIIGNACPDNMVSFTTKFIDNFEQYAGAQQDLREVQDKESSIDELQTTAKQLASEFMPLRNQAEAVDQEIVELERQLSEKKAKKVWLRKSIEDLAEQASTSKQALIDAQEVMSLLRIKKKQAVKMVSEMEWSWELLKSTIP; via the exons ATGTTGGAGGTTACAGATG TAACTTTGCCTCGTGGGTGGAGTAAATATGCCATGGTCGGCTTATCTGTTAGCAACCAATTTCATCCTAAATTCACAATTACAGAAG CATTTGAACATGAGTTTAAAGCGGGTGAGAGGAGCTGGGGTTGCCCATCATTTGTTGCTCTTGGGGAACTACATGACTCTACCAAAGGTTTTCTTGTGAACGACACTTGCATAGTTAAAGCAGAG GTAACATTGAAGAAAGAGCAAGATGAAAAGGAGCTAAAGATAGAGGAAAAG GAAGACCTTGTTGAATCACAACAAGAACCTACAAATGTTGATATGCAATCTGCTGAAGCTCAGCCAGAACCTACACCTGTTGGTATTCAACCAGCCAAAGCTCAGTTAGAACCAAAGCCTACTGATTCACAAACTATCATTCCAGATGCTCATCTGAGTGAACTCCCTACAATGCCAGGGAATCTCATTCATGAGCAAATAACACAAGTGGCAGTTCCCTCAGTCGTTATTGAAGAACAGCCAGAACAACTAAATCTTAAG GAAGAAGCTAACACAACAACCGTCCCATTGGCCCCACTTATTGTTGATCCACCAACTGCCCAGCTTCCTAAG CAGCCAGATGCAGAGGCTGAAATAAGTCCCTCTTACTTGTCACAATTTGATGCCTTATTTGGTGACATTGAAAACCTCTTAGAAGGAAAGAGTTCCAATTCAAAGAGTTTAGGCAGCTCCTTCCCTCGTCGTGCATGTAGCAAAGAGGAGATTTCCCATGCAAAGAACACTTTCAAAGAATGCCTCAATATGAAGCTTGCCAAGGTCATTGAAGAAGGTCGAGAAACTGAGCTCAAGAATTCACTTTCTATCATGATAATTGGCAATGCATGTCCTGATAACATGGTAAGTTTTACAACCAAGTTTATAGACAACTTCGAGCAATACGCAGGTGCACAACAAGACTTAAGGGAGGTTCAAGATAAGGAAAGCTCAATAGATGAGCTGCAGACTACCGCAAAGCAATTAGCTTCTGAGTTCATgcctttgaggaatcaagctgAGGCTGTTGATCAAGAAATAGTAGAACTAGAGAGACAGTTGAGTGAAAAGAAGGCAAAGAAGGTATGGCTTAGAAAGAGTATTGAAGATTTAGCTGAACAAGCATCTACTTCAAAACAAGCATTGATCGATGCTCAAGAGGTCATGTCGCTGTTAAGAATCAAGAAGAAACAAGCGGTGAAGATGGTTAGTGAAATGGAATGGTCATGGGAGCTTTTAAAGTCTACAATTCCCTGA
- the LOC133797702 gene encoding MATH domain and coiled-coil domain-containing protein At3g58270-like isoform X3 → MCRRIIVFPKGNNVDYLSVYLTVADSVTLPRGWSKYAMVGLSVSNQFHPKFTITEAFEHEFKAGERSWGCPSFVALGELHDSTKGFLVNDTCIVKAEVTLKKEQDEKELKIEEKEDLVESQQEPTNVDMQSAEAQPEPTPVGIQPAKAQLEPKPTDSQTIIPDAHLSELPTMPGNLIHEQITQVAVPSVVIEEQPEQLNLKEEANTTTVPLAPLIVDPPTAQLPKQPDAEAEISPSYLSQFDALFGDIENLLEGKSSNSKSLGSSFPRRACSKEEISHAKNTFKECLNMKLAKVIEEGRETELKNSLSIMIIGNACPDNMVSFTTKFIDNFEQYAGAQQDLREVQDKESSIDELQTTAKQLASEFMPLRNQAEAVDQEIVELERQLSEKKAKKVWLRKSIEDLAEQASTSKQALIDAQEVMSLLRIKKKQAVKMVSEMEWSWELLKSTIP, encoded by the exons ATGTGTAGGAGGATTATAGTTTTTCCTAAAGGGAACAACGTGGATTATTTATCAGTATACCTAACTGTTGCTGATTCAGTAACTTTGCCTCGTGGGTGGAGTAAATATGCCATGGTCGGCTTATCTGTTAGCAACCAATTTCATCCTAAATTCACAATTACAGAAG CATTTGAACATGAGTTTAAAGCGGGTGAGAGGAGCTGGGGTTGCCCATCATTTGTTGCTCTTGGGGAACTACATGACTCTACCAAAGGTTTTCTTGTGAACGACACTTGCATAGTTAAAGCAGAG GTAACATTGAAGAAAGAGCAAGATGAAAAGGAGCTAAAGATAGAGGAAAAG GAAGACCTTGTTGAATCACAACAAGAACCTACAAATGTTGATATGCAATCTGCTGAAGCTCAGCCAGAACCTACACCTGTTGGTATTCAACCAGCCAAAGCTCAGTTAGAACCAAAGCCTACTGATTCACAAACTATCATTCCAGATGCTCATCTGAGTGAACTCCCTACAATGCCAGGGAATCTCATTCATGAGCAAATAACACAAGTGGCAGTTCCCTCAGTCGTTATTGAAGAACAGCCAGAACAACTAAATCTTAAG GAAGAAGCTAACACAACAACCGTCCCATTGGCCCCACTTATTGTTGATCCACCAACTGCCCAGCTTCCTAAG CAGCCAGATGCAGAGGCTGAAATAAGTCCCTCTTACTTGTCACAATTTGATGCCTTATTTGGTGACATTGAAAACCTCTTAGAAGGAAAGAGTTCCAATTCAAAGAGTTTAGGCAGCTCCTTCCCTCGTCGTGCATGTAGCAAAGAGGAGATTTCCCATGCAAAGAACACTTTCAAAGAATGCCTCAATATGAAGCTTGCCAAGGTCATTGAAGAAGGTCGAGAAACTGAGCTCAAGAATTCACTTTCTATCATGATAATTGGCAATGCATGTCCTGATAACATGGTAAGTTTTACAACCAAGTTTATAGACAACTTCGAGCAATACGCAGGTGCACAACAAGACTTAAGGGAGGTTCAAGATAAGGAAAGCTCAATAGATGAGCTGCAGACTACCGCAAAGCAATTAGCTTCTGAGTTCATgcctttgaggaatcaagctgAGGCTGTTGATCAAGAAATAGTAGAACTAGAGAGACAGTTGAGTGAAAAGAAGGCAAAGAAGGTATGGCTTAGAAAGAGTATTGAAGATTTAGCTGAACAAGCATCTACTTCAAAACAAGCATTGATCGATGCTCAAGAGGTCATGTCGCTGTTAAGAATCAAGAAGAAACAAGCGGTGAAGATGGTTAGTGAAATGGAATGGTCATGGGAGCTTTTAAAGTCTACAATTCCCTGA